A window of Nocardiopsis sp. Huas11 genomic DNA:
GCCGACAACGGACCGCCGTACGTGGTCCGCTTCCCGGACGGGGAGGAACGGCTCATCTACCCGGGACCGCACACCGTGGTGGAGCCGCGCTTCCCGTCGGACTGAGGCGGGGGCGGCCGAACACACCACGGTTCCGGACCGAAGCCGTGGACGCGGGGCGGTGGGCGGAGAGAACCGCCCCACCGCCCCGCGTTCGGTCCTCACGCGGACAGCCGCGCGACGAACCCCTTCAGGTTGTCCATCGCCCGCGTGACCTTCTCCTCCACGGTCAGCGACTCCTCGAACCGGCCACCGGGCTCGGGCTCCTTCAGCCCCCGCACGTACAGCGAGCACGCGAAGTCCGCGCACATGCGCAGGCCGACCGAGTTGCCGTCGCGCCCCGCCTTGCCCGCCTTGGGCGCCACCATCAGGGTGACCCCCTGGCCGGGATGGGTGGTCAGGCACACCGAGCACATGCTGCGGCGGAAGCCGTCACGGCCGCCGGCCAGGCGCAGCGCCACCCCCACCAGCCCCTCCTCGCGCTCGACGACGAGATAGGCGCGCTCGTGCGCGGTGTGGTCGCGCCAGCCGAGGAAGTCCAGGTTCTCCCACGGGCTCTCGGAGAGGTCGCGCGGCAGGGCCAGGCGCTTGGCCTCTCCCCTGGAACAGTTCACGAAGGACGCGCGGATCTCGCGCTCGGTCACGGGTCTCATTCCGGCGACGCTAACAATGCCTAATCGCCCTAGGCAATGAATTAATCCCCCTAGGGAACGTGGCGGGGTCCCCACCGCGCGAAAACCCCTGGAACGGTGGATCGGCGCCGTCTACGCTCTCGCCAGGCGAACCGGCCGGACGGCTCCGACCGTCGCCGCCCTCGCCCACCGAGCGCTTCGCGAGGTGGGCGCCACCCTCTACGGATGCCCTCGGCGCGGCCCCGACCGTCGCCGTCTTCGCCCCTGGCTCGTCGCCCGAACACCCACGAAAGGACGGACACCCCATGGCCACCACGACGCTGGCCCAGGTCCGCAACATCGGGATCATGGCCCACATCGACGCGGGCAAGACGACGACGACCGAGCGCATCCTGTTCTACACCGGCGTCTCCTACAAGGTGGGCGAGGTCCACGACGGCAACACCACCATGGACTTCCTGCCCGAGGAGCGCGAGCACGGCATCACCATCACGTCCGCGGCCACGACCTGCCACTGGCCGCTGAACGGTGTCGACCACACCGTGAACATCATCGACACCCCGGGCCACATCGACTTCACCGTCGAGGTGGAGCGGTGTCTGCGCGTGCTCGACGGCGCGGTCGCGGTGTTCGACGGCGTGGCCGGTGTCGAGCCGCAGTCGGAGACCGTGTGGCGCCAGGCGAACCGCTACGGCGTGCCCCGCCTGTGCTTCGTCAACAAGCTCGACCGCGTCGGCGCCGACTTCCACCGGTGCGTCGCCATGATCACCGAACGCCTGGGCGCGGTGCCCCTGGTCCTGCATCTGCCCATCGGGGCCGAGGCGGACTTCCGCGGCGTGGTCGACCTCGTCCGGATGCGGGCGCTCGTCTGGCCGGCCGCGGCGCGGCCGGGCGACGACTACGAGGTCGTCGACGTCCCCGAGGAGCTGGCGGAGGAGGCACGGGTCTGGCGGGCACGCCTGCTGGAGACGCTCGCCGAGCACGACGAGGAGCTGATGGAGCTGTACGTCCAGGGCGTCGAGCCCGCGGACGACCGGCTGCACGCGGCGATCCGCCGGGTGACCGTCGGCTCCGCGCGCGGTGACGGCCTGCTCACCCCGGTGGTGTGCGGCACCGCGTTCAAGAACAAGGGGGTCCAGCCGCTGCTGGACGCCGTGGTCCGCTATCTGCCGTCCCCGCTGGACGCCGGGGCGGTGGAGGGCCACGACCCCCGCGACCCGGATCCGGTGGTCACGCGCTCCCCGAAGGAGGGGGAGCCGATGGCCGCCCTGGCCTTCAAGATCAGCAGCGACCCGCACCTGGGCCGGTTGACGTTCCTGCGCGTGTACTCGGGCCGGATCGACGCCGGTTCGCAGGTGTTCAACTCCCCCAAGGGGCGAAAGGAGCGGATCGGCAAGATCTACCGCATGCACGCCGACAAGCGCGAGGAGATCGCTTCGGTGGGCGCCGGCGACATCGTCGCCGTCATGGGTCTGAAGCAGACCGCCACCGGCGAGACCCTGTGCGACGCGAGCGCCCCCGTGGTGCTGGAGTCCATGGACTTCCCCGACCCGGTCATCGAGGTCTCGGTCGAACCCCGCTCCCAGTCGGACCTGGACCGGCTCGGCACGGCCATCGGGCGCTTCGTGGAGGAGGATCCGTCCTTGCGCGTGCACACCGACGCCGAGACCGGCCAGACCATCCTGGGCGGTATGGGCGAGCTGCAACTGGAGATGCTGGTGACACGGATGAGACGGGAGTTCAAGGTGGACGCCGGTGTGGGCCGCCCGCAGGTCTCCTACCGGGAGACCATCCGCCGAGCCGTGCGGGACGTGGACCACACGCACCGCAAGCAGACCGGTGGCAAGGGGCAGTTCGCGCGAGTGCGGATCGCCGTCGAGCCGATCGAGGGCGGCGGGTACGAGTTCGTCAGCCGGGTGACCGGCGGCCGGGTGCCGAAGGAGTTCGTGCCCTCGGTGGACGAGGGCTGCCGTGAGGCGATGCGCCGCGGGATCCTCGCGGGGTTCCCGATGACCGGTGTGCGCGTGACGCTGCTCGACGGGGCCTTCCACACGGAGGACTCGTCCGAGCTGGCGTTCCGCATCGCCGGCCTGGACGCCTTCAAGGAGGCGGCCTCGCGTGCGGAGCCGGTCCTGCTGGAGCCGGTGATGGACGTGGAGGTCACCACGCCCGAGGAGTACATGGGCGACGTGATCGGTGACCTCAACGCCCGTCGCGGCCGGGTCCAGGCGATGGCGGACCGGTACGGCGCCAAGGCGGTGTCGGCGGTGGTGCCGCTGTCGGAGATGTTCGGCTACGTGGGCGATCTGCGCAGCCGGTCGTCGGGCCGGGCGAACTTCACCATGGAGTTCACCTCGTACGCGCAGGTGCCCGAGGCGGTCGCCGACACGGTGATCGGCCGCGCCGCCTAGGCCGTCGGGCCGGCCCCTGCTCGGGGCCGGCCCGTCATCGCCGGCCGGACGCGCCTCAGGCCGGCGGCCCGTCCCGCTCCCAGGGTGCGGGGAACGGGAAGCGCGACTCCAGGAACGCGCGCATCATCCGGCCGACCTCCTCTTGGCGTTCCGGTGAGGTGTCGACGTCGTTCAGGCACAGGAAGTCGAAGCGCGCGGCCTCGTCCGGCGCCGTCAGGGCGGCGAGCCGGTCCGGGGCGCCCTCGGCGCCGATGTCGACGTATCGCCCCCGGAACTCCGTGGGCACGCCGCGCCCGGTGAGCAGCGCGTAGTTGTGGTAGAGCGTCGTGGTCAGCGCGACGTCGGCCGGGTCGCGAAAACGCGACCGCGCCGTGCGCTCCACGTCCTCCCGGTAGCGCTGCGCCAGCTCCAGGTGCACGGACCGGATCTGGGCGGTCGGCACGTGCCTGGTCTTGTTGGTGATGTAGGCGCCGAACGACTCCTGGAGCAGGGCACGGGCGTTCTTGCCCGCCCAGTTGGGGGCGGCCTCCTCCAGAACCGGCTCGCCCACACCGATCTGGTGCGGCGAGAACGCCAGCCGCGCGATGCCGTTGGAGTAGAAGAAGTGCTCCGGGCCGACCGGCGCGGTGACGAAGATGTCGTCGTTGAGGTAGACGAAGTGCTCCGACAGGCCCTCGATGCGGTGCAGCTGCGATTCGATGGCACGGGAGCTGAAGACGGGAAGGGCGTCGGGGTCGGCGAAGATGTCGCGGTGGTCGACCAGCGTCACCCCCTCCGCGTCCGGGTCCAGCCAGTGCGGCACCTGGCGGTCGGTGACGACGAAGATCCGGCGGACGAAGGGCGCGTACATGCGCAGGGAGCGCAGGGAGTACCGCAGCTCCTCGTGGTCGGTGTAGCGGGAGGCGCCGGCCGCGTGCGAGGCCAGCCCGGAGCGGCCCTCGCGGTACCGGGCGCGCTTGGCGGCGTGCTCGGGGTCGGCGCCGTCGACCCACGTGTAGACGGCGTCGATCGGGAAGTCGACCTCGTCGGCCCGGCGGTGGGAGAAGGGCTCGTAGGTCGGGTGGACCCGGTCCCCCACGGTCACGGTGGCGTGCTTGCGGTACTCGTGGGGCAGCACGTCGGCGACCCGGTTGGGGCGCGGCGCCACCAGGGAGTCGGCCATGGCGTCGTCGGGAAGGCGCACCCGCACCCGCCGACGCACCTTGTCGGCCCCGGATCCGGCCAGCACGGCCTCACCGTCGCGCCAGAACTCGACGTCGCAGCCGTACTCGGCCCCCGTCAGGCAGC
This region includes:
- the fusA gene encoding elongation factor G codes for the protein MATTTLAQVRNIGIMAHIDAGKTTTTERILFYTGVSYKVGEVHDGNTTMDFLPEEREHGITITSAATTCHWPLNGVDHTVNIIDTPGHIDFTVEVERCLRVLDGAVAVFDGVAGVEPQSETVWRQANRYGVPRLCFVNKLDRVGADFHRCVAMITERLGAVPLVLHLPIGAEADFRGVVDLVRMRALVWPAAARPGDDYEVVDVPEELAEEARVWRARLLETLAEHDEELMELYVQGVEPADDRLHAAIRRVTVGSARGDGLLTPVVCGTAFKNKGVQPLLDAVVRYLPSPLDAGAVEGHDPRDPDPVVTRSPKEGEPMAALAFKISSDPHLGRLTFLRVYSGRIDAGSQVFNSPKGRKERIGKIYRMHADKREEIASVGAGDIVAVMGLKQTATGETLCDASAPVVLESMDFPDPVIEVSVEPRSQSDLDRLGTAIGRFVEEDPSLRVHTDAETGQTILGGMGELQLEMLVTRMRREFKVDAGVGRPQVSYRETIRRAVRDVDHTHRKQTGGKGQFARVRIAVEPIEGGGYEFVSRVTGGRVPKEFVPSVDEGCREAMRRGILAGFPMTGVRVTLLDGAFHTEDSSELAFRIAGLDAFKEAASRAEPVLLEPVMDVEVTTPEEYMGDVIGDLNARRGRVQAMADRYGAKAVSAVVPLSEMFGYVGDLRSRSSGRANFTMEFTSYAQVPEAVADTVIGRAA
- a CDS encoding FBP domain-containing protein; the protein is MRPVTEREIRASFVNCSRGEAKRLALPRDLSESPWENLDFLGWRDHTAHERAYLVVEREEGLVGVALRLAGGRDGFRRSMCSVCLTTHPGQGVTLMVAPKAGKAGRDGNSVGLRMCADFACSLYVRGLKEPEPGGRFEESLTVEEKVTRAMDNLKGFVARLSA
- a CDS encoding DUF1918 domain-containing protein gives rise to the protein MRASIGDYVHTHGVASSDGQHSGRIVEVKGADNGPPYVVRFPDGEERLIYPGPHTVVEPRFPSD
- a CDS encoding stealth family protein translates to MSLAVHLGRVGERLKPSAARERAEERRRQAEAQAEEERRRARIAARRAELLDADPALRAFRADGSAEEELIGRVVDDFTTADARAHHLRLVTDVLEAAGIDYFLVPGHEPLRHVVGVHRQDRKRLLSVLRDAHRRSAVYAVKPGPDGAEAVRSAYVDGALDARIKSGSVIRFTEYLLAPDGRCLTGAEYGCDVEFWRDGEAVLAGSGADKVRRRVRVRLPDDAMADSLVAPRPNRVADVLPHEYRKHATVTVGDRVHPTYEPFSHRRADEVDFPIDAVYTWVDGADPEHAAKRARYREGRSGLASHAAGASRYTDHEELRYSLRSLRMYAPFVRRIFVVTDRQVPHWLDPDAEGVTLVDHRDIFADPDALPVFSSRAIESQLHRIEGLSEHFVYLNDDIFVTAPVGPEHFFYSNGIARLAFSPHQIGVGEPVLEEAAPNWAGKNARALLQESFGAYITNKTRHVPTAQIRSVHLELAQRYREDVERTARSRFRDPADVALTTTLYHNYALLTGRGVPTEFRGRYVDIGAEGAPDRLAALTAPDEAARFDFLCLNDVDTSPERQEEVGRMMRAFLESRFPFPAPWERDGPPA